DNA from Amycolatopsis sp. DSM 110486:
AGCCGTTCCCGCTTCCGGTGCACACCGGCGACGTACGCGTGGACGTGCAGGCGGCGCTGCCGATGCTCGCGCCGATCTGGGGTTACGAACCGCTGCTCGACATCACCGACGAGCAGGCCCGCGACCAGCTCGCGCGCGCGTCGGTGATGGCGCTGTCCTACATCGCGCAGTCGGCGCGCGGCATTTCGCAGCCGGCCGTGCCGGAGTCGAAGGTCGACGAGGCCGCGACGATTACCGAGCGCTTCATGGTCCGATGGCGCGGCGAACCGGACCCGGCCCATGTGAAGGCGCTCGACGCCTACTGGGTCTCGGCCGCCGAGCACGGCCTCAACGCGTCGACCTTCACCGCGCGCGTGATCGCGTCGACGGGCGCCGACGTGGCCGCCGCGCTCTCGGGTGCCATCGGCGCGATGTCGGGCCCGCTGCACGGTGGTGCGCCCGCGCGCGTGCTGCCGATGATCGAAGAGGTCGAGCGGACCGGTGACGCCGCCGGCCTGGTCAAGGGCATCCTCGACCGCAAGGAACGCCTGATGGGCTTCGGCCACCGCGTGTACCGCGCGGAGGACCCGCGCGCCCGCGTGCTGCGCCGCACCTGCCAGGAGCTCGGCTCCGAGCGCTACGAGGTCGCCGCGGCGCTGGAGCAGGCCGCGCTGACCGAGCTGCGCGAGCGCCGCCCGGACCACCCGATCGAGACCAACGTGGAGTTCTGGGCCGCCGTGATCCTGGACTTCGCGAAGGTGCCGCCGCACATGATGCCCGCGATGTTCTCCTCCGCGCGCACCGCCGGCTGGGCGGCGCACATCCTGGAGCAGAAGCGGACCGGCCGCCTCGTGCGCCCGTCGGCGAAGTACGTGGGCCCGGAGCCCCGCAAGCCCGAGGACGTCGAGGGCTGGGAAACCGTCACCAAGCACTGACCCGCGTTTGGCGTGAAGGGCACTTCGAGGGACTCTCGAGGTGCCCTTCACGCCGTTTCACGGGGAAACGCGCGCCGGATCGTGGGCGGCGGTCGTGGTGAGCATCGCCGTGAGCTGGTCGACGAGCCAGCCGTCGAGGATTTCGCGGGGCACGTCGCGTTCCTGAAGCCACGACAGCAGCGCGCCCTCGACCACGGCCGTCCAGCACCGCAGTGTGAGCAGCACGAGTGGCGACGGCTCGGCGAGGCCCAGCGCGTCGAGGATCAGCTCCACGGAGCGGTTGCGCACCTCGTCGATGGCCGCGTCCGTCTCCGAGGTCGCGATCACGGAACCGCTGCGGAGCAAGGCGACGTAGCCCGCGCGGTAGTGGTCGGCCACGTCGATGAGGCTCCGCACGGCCGTGCGCAGCCGGTCCTCCGGCGGCCCTTTCTCGAGGTGCGCGAGGCCGTCGACGAGGCCGTCGGTCACCGTGCGCAGCGCCTCGACCTGCAGTTCGCGCAGGCTCGGAAAGTAGCGGTAGAACAGCGGCCGCGACACCTCGGCGTGCGCGACGATGTCGTCCACCGTAA
Protein-coding regions in this window:
- a CDS encoding citrate synthase 2; protein product: MTTSTIKQTNSDQADDGFRPGLEGVVAFRTEIAEPDRDGGALRYRGVDIEDLAGKVSFGDVWGLLVDGRFGNGLPPAEPFPLPVHTGDVRVDVQAALPMLAPIWGYEPLLDITDEQARDQLARASVMALSYIAQSARGISQPAVPESKVDEAATITERFMVRWRGEPDPAHVKALDAYWVSAAEHGLNASTFTARVIASTGADVAAALSGAIGAMSGPLHGGAPARVLPMIEEVERTGDAAGLVKGILDRKERLMGFGHRVYRAEDPRARVLRRTCQELGSERYEVAAALEQAALTELRERRPDHPIETNVEFWAAVILDFAKVPPHMMPAMFSSARTAGWAAHILEQKRTGRLVRPSAKYVGPEPRKPEDVEGWETVTKH
- a CDS encoding TetR/AcrR family transcriptional regulator is translated as MTPQARRDDLIAAALDLFGSRAPELVTVDDIVAHAEVSRPLFYRYFPSLRELQVEALRTVTDGLVDGLAHLEKGPPEDRLRTAVRSLIDVADHYRAGYVALLRSGSVIATSETDAAIDEVRNRSVELILDALGLAEPSPLVLLTLRCWTAVVEGALLSWLQERDVPREILDGWLVDQLTAMLTTTAAHDPARVSP